The following nucleotide sequence is from Bdellovibrionota bacterium.
AACAGATTGTATGCGGCCGTTTTTAGGAGAGATTCCCGGTCCGCGCGTGTGGTCGCCCGAATCGGCTCGACCATTTTCACGCGAAACGGCTCGATGATGGTTTGCAACTATTTATCCCTTGAGGAAAGCCTCGAGCTCGGTCTGTTTTTCGTCGTCCAAGTTGAGGAATTTGAGCGCCATCCCTTTCATCTCATTTTCCGTTGCGGTTCGATTCGCCCGCACGACTTCGGCGTCGATTGAAAAATCCTTTCCCGAAATGGGATGGATGATGACGACACTGACCTTTTCTCCTTCCGGCCGGAGGACGGGCGTCGACAAAAACATCCCGCCGGCGCTCAAATTTTGGGAAACAAATTCGTCCAGGCGCTTTCTGCTTCGGAAGCGAACCATGAAAGAGGCGGTGGTCCGCGGAGAAGCCCTCCTTTCGACCACAGGCGATTCCTGGGCGGACGATGGCGTTGAAGCCGTGTCGCCGGCGTTCAGGCGTTCGACTTGAGAG
It contains:
- a CDS encoding PilZ domain-containing protein; translated protein: MTANEKRGTLRISSRIRVEFLDKNRTAGATINVSRNGVCLASSTPRAVNGLVRLKLFLPPNEDPIEIFGKVAWQGVTRSEAGIGIHFLEIESRDRDRWVEFVSQVERLNAGDTASTPSSAQESPVVERRASPRTTASFMVRFRSRKRLDEFVSQNLSAGGMFLSTPVLRPEGEKVSVVIIHPISGKDFSIDAEVVRANRTATENEMKGMALKFLNLDDEKQTELEAFLKG